From Amphritea atlantica, a single genomic window includes:
- the oadA gene encoding sodium-extruding oxaloacetate decarboxylase subunit alpha has product MSDKKPLGITDVVLRDAHQSLFATRMRIDDMLPIAEKLDKVGFWSLESWGGATFDSCIRYIGEDPWDRIRELKKAMPNTKQQMLLRGQNLLGYRHYADDVVSKFVERAATNGVDVFRIFDAMNDPRNLETAIKAVKDSGKHAQGTISYTKSVVHTIDMWVEYAKTLEDMGAESIAIKDMSGILTPYDAFDLVSRLKAQTHLEVQLHAHATSGLSDMTILKAVEAGIDRVDTAISSMSMTYGHTATESVVAALAGTDRDTGLDLLQLEEIAAYFREVRKKYAKFEGSLRGTDSRILVAQVPGGMLTNMESQLREQGASDKFDEVLAEIPRVREDLGLIPLVTPTSQIVGTQAVINVLMGERYKTISKEVQGVLKGEYGAAPAPYNAELQARVLDGGEALTCRPADMLEPEMEKLVAELKALATEKGVSLATGENEIDDVLTYALFPQIGLKFLENRGNPDAFEPAPTLEDALAMAAPKNTGPQTYTINVNGQNYVVQVSEGGDITAAAPAAAPAAAAAAPAAGPAESVPAPLAGNIWKVVVSPGQAVQEGDVLVILEAMKMETEIRAARAGSVSSIDVKEGDTVQVGDSLLTLV; this is encoded by the coding sequence ATGTCTGATAAAAAACCTCTTGGCATTACCGATGTAGTACTTCGGGACGCGCATCAGTCGCTGTTTGCTACCCGCATGCGCATTGACGACATGCTGCCAATCGCTGAGAAGCTGGATAAAGTTGGTTTCTGGTCCCTGGAAAGCTGGGGCGGAGCAACTTTTGACTCATGCATTCGTTATATCGGCGAAGATCCATGGGATCGTATCCGCGAACTGAAAAAAGCGATGCCGAACACTAAGCAGCAGATGCTGCTGCGTGGCCAGAACCTGTTGGGCTACCGTCACTATGCTGATGATGTTGTGAGTAAGTTCGTTGAACGTGCTGCAACCAATGGTGTTGACGTTTTCCGTATCTTCGATGCAATGAATGATCCACGCAACCTGGAAACGGCTATCAAGGCGGTGAAGGACAGCGGTAAGCACGCTCAGGGTACTATCTCTTATACGAAGAGTGTTGTGCACACCATCGATATGTGGGTTGAGTATGCTAAAACGCTGGAAGATATGGGTGCAGAGTCCATCGCGATTAAGGATATGTCCGGTATCCTGACGCCATACGATGCGTTCGACCTGGTTTCGCGTCTGAAAGCTCAGACACATCTGGAAGTTCAACTGCATGCCCACGCCACCTCAGGCCTGTCTGATATGACGATCCTGAAGGCTGTAGAAGCCGGTATCGACCGTGTTGATACTGCAATCTCCTCAATGTCTATGACCTATGGACATACCGCAACTGAATCGGTTGTGGCTGCACTGGCAGGTACTGACCGCGATACCGGTCTTGACCTCCTGCAACTGGAAGAGATCGCTGCTTACTTCCGCGAAGTACGCAAAAAATACGCTAAATTTGAAGGTTCCCTGCGTGGAACGGATTCCCGTATCCTGGTCGCTCAGGTTCCGGGTGGCATGTTGACCAACATGGAAAGCCAGCTGCGAGAACAGGGTGCTTCTGATAAGTTTGATGAAGTGCTGGCTGAGATTCCGCGGGTTCGCGAAGATCTGGGCCTTATTCCGCTGGTCACGCCTACTTCACAGATAGTGGGTACTCAGGCTGTCATCAATGTGTTGATGGGCGAGCGCTATAAAACGATCTCGAAAGAGGTTCAGGGTGTTCTGAAAGGTGAGTATGGCGCAGCGCCAGCACCTTATAACGCTGAGCTGCAGGCCCGGGTTCTGGATGGCGGTGAAGCGCTCACCTGTCGTCCGGCAGATATGCTTGAGCCTGAAATGGAGAAGCTTGTTGCTGAGCTTAAAGCACTGGCAACGGAGAAAGGCGTGAGCCTGGCGACCGGTGAGAATGAAATTGATGATGTTCTTACTTACGCGCTGTTCCCACAAATTGGTCTTAAATTCCTTGAAAATCGCGGCAATCCAGACGCATTCGAACCCGCCCCTACATTAGAGGACGCCCTAGCCATGGCTGCACCTAAGAATACTGGTCCACAGACTTACACTATCAATGTTAACGGTCAGAACTATGTAGTTCAGGTTTCTGAAGGTGGTGATATCACTGCAGCTGCACCCGCAGCCGCACCTGCCGCCGCCGCGGCTGCACCTGCTGCCGGTCCTGCTGAATCTGTTCCGGCGCCGCTGGCAGGTAATATCTGGAAAGTTGTTGTCTCTCCGGGTCAGGCTGTTCAGGAAGGTGATGTACTGGTAATTCTGGAAGCGATGAAGATGGAAACTGAGATTCGTGCGGCACGCGCAGGTTCTGTTTCCAGCATCGATGTTAAAGAAGGCGACACTGTTCAGGTCGGTGACAGTCTGCTGACTCTGGTGTAA
- a CDS encoding OadG family protein, whose protein sequence is MDNLMSEGLNLMVFGMGFVFVFLTLLVFATGFMSKLIAKVAPEAPPQPAKPNPAVVAPTASGGDELVAVMTAAVHQFRKG, encoded by the coding sequence ATGGATAATCTAATGTCAGAAGGCCTGAATTTGATGGTCTTTGGTATGGGATTCGTTTTCGTTTTCCTGACCCTGTTGGTTTTTGCTACAGGCTTCATGTCGAAGCTGATTGCAAAGGTTGCGCCTGAGGCTCCACCTCAGCCCGCCAAGCCAAATCCAGCAGTAGTTGCACCTACCGCTTCGGGTGGTGATGAACTGGTTGCAGTGATGACTGCCGCAGTGCATCAGTTCCGCAAGGGCTGA